Proteins encoded within one genomic window of Desulfovibrio aminophilus:
- a CDS encoding molybdenum cofactor guanylyltransferase → MKAGERRADVTGAILAGGEGKRMGRVNKALLEVGGEPILDRLSRTLGWLFEHVLVVARDAEPFAGTGLPVVPDRHPQRSSLTGIHAALFHAETPFVFVTACDTPFLQPALVRALLAELGPNVDLVAPIRENGHYEPLCALYSRAACLGPVEDLLRTNQFQIIRFFPRVRVRAVPVADLRRADPDLLSFANANTPDDLEALRRLVPDQGPR, encoded by the coding sequence ATGAAGGCCGGAGAACGACGCGCGGACGTGACCGGGGCCATCCTGGCCGGGGGCGAGGGCAAACGCATGGGCCGGGTGAACAAGGCCCTGCTGGAGGTGGGCGGCGAGCCCATCCTGGACCGCCTGTCCCGGACCCTCGGCTGGCTCTTCGAACACGTCCTGGTGGTGGCTCGCGACGCCGAGCCCTTCGCCGGAACCGGCCTGCCCGTGGTCCCGGACCGCCATCCCCAGCGCAGCTCGCTCACCGGCATCCACGCGGCCCTGTTCCACGCCGAGACGCCGTTCGTCTTCGTCACGGCCTGCGACACGCCTTTCCTGCAACCCGCCCTGGTGCGGGCCCTGCTGGCCGAGCTGGGGCCGAACGTGGACCTGGTGGCCCCGATCCGCGAGAACGGACACTACGAGCCGCTCTGCGCCCTCTACTCCCGCGCGGCCTGCCTGGGACCGGTGGAGGACCTGCTGCGCACGAACCAGTTCCAGATCATCCGCTTCTTCCCCCGGGTGCGCGTGCGGGCCGTGCCCGTGGCCGACCTGCGCCGCGCGGACCCGGATCTGCTCTCCTTCGCCAACGCCAACACCCCGGACGACCTGGAGGCCCTGCGCCGCCTGGTCCCGGATCAAGGCCCCCGATGA